Proteins from a genomic interval of Rosa chinensis cultivar Old Blush chromosome 2, RchiOBHm-V2, whole genome shotgun sequence:
- the LOC112188003 gene encoding uncharacterized protein LOC112188003 — MASLTPGVLLKLLQSMNSNIKVRGEYRSVLLQVISIVPALSGSELWPNQGFFVKVSDSSHSTYVSLSKEDSELILNNKLQLGQFFYVDRVEAGTPVPILEGVRPVPGRHPFVGNPKDLMQMVEPSEGSVQADDHAGSKSRESSDAKEETSRQKIVIKEQKAAVASRYMQGFSTLNSKANSQDSNGGGKHNDNESGGKKQVGMIKGKQQELNGQARSITPSQSRAGALSLKSEAAVSNNKETAVPSKRTSAKRASIIQENINLNCLSVRKEKSLPPEVALWGSLPANLLKPGKGMLRRRNIASLVAAEAQKEASRAATLVKCLSTFADLCSSASPDNPHLSLTKFFRLHQLIDQPNIAAPLKDKLTPLTTKQLPPDIEKLSKRTGTIHGQSALKSPKLPIELSEAEKLEWAKGDSAKGIAELRELLLDETRSWFLKFLEAALDAGGFHLNTQEKKGKDSAARRSEPDNHIAVTLSQLKSSNEWLDKLKTSLSSESSELVETVDRLKQKVYACLLVHVESAASALENR, encoded by the exons aTGGCCTCCCTTACACCAGGAGTACTACTAAAGCTTCTTCAGAGCATGAACTCGAACATAAAGGTTCGTGGAGAATATCGGTCAGTCTTGCTACAAGTGATTAGCATTGTCCCTGCATTGAGTGGCTCAGAACTTTGGCCTAATCAAGGCTTCTTTGTAAAAGTCTCGGATTCTTCGCATTCGACTTATGTCTCCCTCTCAAAGGAGGACAGTGAGCTTATATTGAACAATAAGTTGCAGCTTGGCCAGTTCTTCTATGTTGATAGAGTGGAGGCAGGAACACCAGTTCCCATTCTTGAAGGGGTCAGGCCAGTTCCCGGACGACACCCTTTTGTGGGGAACCCAAAGGATTTGATGCAAATGGTGGAGCCATCAGAGGGTTCAGTCCAAGCTGATGATCATGCAGGAAGCAAATCAAGGGAGTCCTCCGATGCTAAAGAAGAAACCTCGAGACAAAAGATTGTTATTAAAGAGCAAAAGGCAGCTGTTGCATCTAGGTACATGCAAGGTTTTTCGACATTAAATTCAAAAGCTAACTCACAAGATTCTAATGGAGGTGGGAAGCACAATGATAATGAGAGTGGTGGTAAGAAGCAGGTTGGCATGATAAAAGGCAAACAGCAAGAGCTTAATGGTCAG GCACGCTCGATAACTCCTTCCCAAAGCAGAGCTGGTGCACTTTCATTAAAGTCAGAAGCAGCTGTATCGAACAACAAGGAGACTGCTGTGCCTTCTAAGAGAACTTCTGCAAAACGTGCTTCAATCATACAGGAAAACATAAATCTTAACTGTTTGTCAGTCCGGAAAGAGAAAAGCCTTCCACCAGAAGTAGCTTTGTGGGGTTCTCTGCCAGCTAACTTATTGAAGCCTGGAAAG GGAATGCTTAGAAGGCGAAATATAGCTTCTTTGGTTGCAGCAGAAGCTCAGAAAGAAGCATCTAGAGCTGCAACTCTTGTCAAATGTCTCAG TACGTTTGCCGATCTATGCTCGTCTGCCTCACCAGACAATCCCCACCTCTCACTCACCAAGTTTTTCAGACTCCACCAACTCATTGACCAACCAAATATTGCAGCTCCCTTAAAGGATAAATTAACTCCTTTAACTACAAAACAACTGCCTCCAGATATCGAAAAGTTGAGCAAAAGGACGGGCACAATTCATGGTCAAAGTGCATTGAAGTCTCCAAAGCTCCCCATCGAGTTAAGTGAAGCAGAGAAACTAGAATGGGCTAAAGGAGACAGTGCAAAAGGGATTGCAGAACTACGAGAACTTCTCTTAGATGAAACAAGGTCTTGGTTCTTGAAATTCTTGGAGGCAGCACTAGATGCTGGTGGCTTTCATCTGAATACACAAGAGAAGAAAGGCAAGGACAGTGCAGCGCGACGGAGTGAGCCAGACAACCATATTGCTGTGACATTATCACAGCTgaaaagttcaaatgagtgGTTGGATAAACTGAAAACTAGTCTAAGCTCAGAGAGCAGTGAATTGGTGGAGACTGTTGACAGATTGAAACAAAAAGTATATGCTTGTTTACTTGTCCATGTGGAGTCTGCTGCTTCAGCTCTCGAAAATAGATAA
- the LOC112190440 gene encoding 25.3 kDa vesicle transport protein: MVKLTMIARVTDGLPLAEGLDDGRDIKDSEFYKQQVKALFKNLSRGQNEPSRMSVESGPYIFHYIIEGRVCYLTMCDRAYPKKLAFQYLEDLRNEFERVNGAQIETAARPYAFIKFDTFIQKTKKLYQDTRTQRNISKLNDELYEVHQIMTRNVQEVLGVGEKLDQVSQMSSRLTSETRAYADKARDLNRQALIRKWAPVAIVLGVVFLVFWVKTKLW; the protein is encoded by the exons ATGGTGAAGCTGACGATGATTGCTCGTGTTACTGATGGTCTTCCACTAGCAGAGGGACTGGATGATGGCCGTGATATTAAGGATTCGGAATTCTACAAACAACAAGTCAAGGCTCTATTCAAGAACTTGTCAAGAGGCCAAAATGAGCCTTCAAGGATGTCAGTCGAAAGTGGACCTTATATATTCCA TTATATCATTGAAGGACGTGTCTGTTACTTGACAATGTGTGACCGAGCCTATCCAAAGAAACTTGCCTTTCAGTATCTCGAAGATCTCAGGAATGAATTTGAGCGTGTTAATGGAGCCCAGATTGAAACTGCTGCAAGACCATATGCTTTCATTAAATTCG ATACATTCATACAGAAAACCAAGAAATTGTACCAGGACACTCGTACTCAGCGGAATATTTCAAAGTTGAATGATGAACTCTATGAAGTCCACCAAATAATGACTCGCAATGTTCAGGAAGTTCTTGGCGTCGGTGAAAAGTTGGACC AGGTCAGTCAAATGTCCAGTCGTTTAACATCAGAGACTCGTGCCTATGCTGATAAGGCGAGAGACTTGAATCGACAG GCTCTGATCCGTAAGTGGGCTCCTGTTGCCATTGTTCTTggagttgttttccttgttttctgGGTCAAAACGAAGCTGTGGTGA
- the LOC112189123 gene encoding uncharacterized protein LOC112189123 — MNRDQARGRSPRGGRGSGNRGQGRGNPRGGRHSQPQRSTYEWRPSQKKDALSEAEKQKECLPSERKLEGMAIKQQPGAGIHGPSPNDFAGNKEGSSTGEMGSPQDMFPCSSSKHPEHKPVWSQENRNEWPPSERKLEGMAIKQQPGAGIHGPSANDFSGNKEGSSTDEMGSPQDMFPCSSSKHPEHKPVWSQENRNQWPPSERKLEGMAIKQQPGAGIHGPSANDFSSNKEGSSTDEMGSPQDMFPCSSSKHPEHKPVWSQENQKERHPSERKDALSEAEKQKEWPPSERKLEGMAIKQQPGAGIHGPSANDFSGNKEGSSTGEMGSPQDMFPCSSSKHPEHKPVWSQENQKEWHPSERKDALSHAVELKEGHNSTEFVEVNSKEVKRSVASDSGHIGDISSLSSLNLSHNLHKGVERMQIGENFRKMTRGSDNHMQSKSEAKDKPFPIKSPISSFGHQKPELSEHKAVDSSFDLCPTKASGAVTLKTSLLVQNRERKNEIKRSMEQPIEIVLQSGMVLLKSYISTSDQIKIVKLCRDLGLGPGGFYKPGYRDGAKLNLMMMCLGKNWDPETSKYGDHRPHDGAKPPFIPVDFFRLVENAIKDSHSLIRKDSKASNSEYILPRMTPDICLVNFYSSTGRLGLHQDRDESEQSLRKQLPVVSFSIGDAAEFLYGDQRDVELAKKITLESGDVLIFGGESRHIFHGVASIQPNTAPKTLLEETKLQPGRLNLTFRKY, encoded by the exons ATGAATCGCGATCAAGCTCGAGGAAGAAGCCCACGAGGCGGACGAGGCTCTGGGAATCGCGGCCAAGGCCGAGGAAACCCCCGAGGCGGTCGACATTCTCAGCCACAGCGCTCCACTTAT GAATGGCGTCCATCTCAAAAAAAAGATGCACTTTCTGAAGCTGAGAAACAGAAGGAATGTCTTCCATCTGAAAGAAAATTGGAAGGAATGGCGATCAAACAGCAGCCTGGAGCTGGAATTCATGGACCTTCACCTAATGACTTTGCTGGTAATAAGGAGGGTTCGTCAACAGGTGAAATGGGAAGTCCCCAGGACATGTTTCCGTGTAGCTCTTCAAAGCATCCTGAGCATAAACCTGTCTGGAGTCAAGAAAATCGGAATGAATGGCCTCCATCTGAAAGAAAATTGGAAGGAATGGCGATCAAACAGCAGCCTGGAGCTGGAATTCATGGACCTTCTGCTAATGACTTTTCTGGTAATAAGGAGGGTTCGTCAACAGATGAAATGGGAAGTCCCCAGGACATGTTTCCTTGTAGCTCTTCAAAGCATCCTGAGCATAAACCTGTCTGGAGTCAAGAAAATCGGAATCAATGGCCTCCATCTGAAAGAAAATTGGAAGGAATGGCGATCAAACAGCAGCCTGGAGCTGGAATTCATGGACCTTCTGCTAATGACTTTTCTAGTAATAAGGAGGGTTCGTCAACAGATGAAATGGGAAGTCCCCAGGACATGTTTCCGTGTAGCTCTTCAAAGCATCCTGAGCATAAACCTGTCTGGAGTCAAGAAAATCAGAAGGAACGGCATCCATCTGAAAGAAAAGATGCACTTTCTGAAGCTGAGAAACAGAAGGAATGGCCTCCATCTGAAAGAAAATTGGAAGGAATGGCGATCAAACAGCAGCCTGGAGCTGGAATTCATGGACCTTCTGCTAATGACTTTTCTGGTAACAAGGAGGGTTCGTCAACAGGTGAAATGGGAAGTCCCCAGGACATGTTTCCGTGTAGCTCTTCAAAGCATCCTGAGCATAAACCTGTCTGGAGTCAAGAAAATCAGAAGGAATGGCATCCATCTGAAAGAAAAGATGCACTTTCTCATGCTGTGGAACTGAAGGAAGGACACAACTCAACTGAGTTTGTGGAAGTTAATTCAAAAGAAGTAAAGCGCTCAGTTGCCTCAGATTCGGGCCATATAGGGGACATTTCTTCATTGTCTAGTCTTAATCTTTCCCACAATTTGCATAAGGGAGTAGAGAGAATGCAGATTGGAGAAAACTTTAGGAAGATGACAAGGGGTAGTGACAATCATATGCAATCTAAATCAGAAGCCAAAGACAAGCCGTTCCCTATCAAGAGTCCTATAAGTTCATTTGGCCATCAAAAACCAGAGCTTTCTGAACACAAAGCAGTAGACTCTTCTTTTGATTTGTGCCCAACCAAAGCCAGCGGTGCTGTTACTCTAAAGACTTCTCTTCTTGTACAGAATAGAGAAAGGAAGAATGAAATCAAGCGCTCCATGGAACAACCAATTGAAATTGTTTTACAGTCTGGAATGGTTCTTCTTAAAAGTTACATTTCTACCAGTGACCAG ATCAAGATAGTGAAGCTATGCCGAGACCTGGGTTTGGGTCCTGGAGGTTTCTACAAACCTGGTTACCGTGATGGAGCAAAACTGAATTTGATGATGATGTGCCTTGGTAAGAATTGGGATCCTGAGACTAGCAAATATGGAGATCACCGCCCTCATGATGGTGCTAAACCTCCATTTATTCCTGTTGATTTCTTTCGGTTGGTTGAAAATGCAATAAAAGACAGCCATTCCCTTATCAGAAAGGATTCTAAAGCTAGCAATTCTGAATACATACTTCCTCGGATGACCCCAGACATTTGCCTTGTGAACTTCTACTCATCAACTGGGCGACTAGGTCTCCATCAG GATCGTGATGAAAGTGAACAAAGTCTCCGTAAGCAGTTGCCTGTTGTCTCTTTTTCCATTGGAGATGCTGCAGAATTCTTGTATGGTGATCAAAGGGATGTTGAACTAGCAAAGAAGATTACACTGGAATCTGGAGATGTTCTCATATTTGGTGGAGAATCAAGACATATCTTTCACGGTGTAGCTTCTATACAGCCAAATACTGCTCCTAAGACCCTACTGGAAGAAACAAAGCTCCAGCCTGGCCGCCTGAATCTTACTTTCAGAAAGTATTGA
- the LOC112183739 gene encoding ABC transporter B family member 19 translates to MDADSSFELENSISGHLPRYTTPVAGSSHYDSRSFTPVSSAHSRTPRRSRLPTPTTPFASDNDTSWQGEISWQFEPTGWNETRNLGSAMSPWATVSTSSRQAQRAHRSANYYYLSRTTGGFRTSPNQYYNEYSSYGAVTDGRLELKSYVARDSESSTFGRSSYNYGEQKKPFRAVTPRLEGIKEAAGSGNFSGSGPLAKKDLLGLIDYQTAEDDDEDESLGHSGHHGHGLYLDHGHRPSHKGHDHGLSPMGHHGHDTWPHSITSHDIDDESDQGSGYEDEDEDEDDARPVKQVGLFSLFKYSTKWDMFLVFLGCVGALINGGSLPWYSYLFGKFVNKIAKESKDVDKGPMMRDVEKICLLMTGLAAIVVVGAYMEITCWRMVGERSAQRIRREYLKAVLRQDISFFDTEIAAGDIMHGISSDVAAIQEVMGEKMAHFIHHICTFICGYTVGFLRSWKVTLVVFSVIPLMMLTGIAYKAIYVGLTTKEEFSYRTAGTVVEQAVSSIRTVFSFVAEDHLAEKYSALIANLVPFGAKIGFAKGAGIGVIYLVSYSTWALAFWYGSLLVAKGEITGGAAIACFFGVNVGGRGLALSLSYFAQFAQGTVAAGRVFEIIDRVPEIDPYSPVGRKLSNVRGRIEFKGIYFAYPSRPEAPIFHSLNLVIPSSKTLALVGSSGGGKSTIFALIERFYDPTKGTITLDGHDLRSLQVKWLRGQMGMVGQEPVLFATSILENVLMGKENATKKEAITACIAANAHNFISGLPHGYDTQVGDRGALLSGGQKQRIALARAMIKDPRILLLDEPTSALDPESETVVQQAIDKISSGRTTIVIAHRLSTVRNSHAIVVLDSGSVIEIGNHRQLMEKAGAYYSLVELASDGVTKPFSEQYDTGISPQFSRFDKSAYDVSRSTFMQDRNQVEEKEVQKPIPRKVQLSDIWLLQRPELPMLLVGFLLGMHAGAILSIFPYILGQALVVYFDKEPSKIKTGIAPLCLVLVALGFGNILFMTGQQGLCGWAGTKLTMRVRNLLFRSILKQEPGWFDFEENSKAVLVSRISMDSVAFRAVHVDRLSVLFMGLSSAMVGLGISFWLEWRLALLAAALTPFTLGASYLSLIINIGPKLDNDAYAKASNIASGAVSNIRTVATFSAQDQLIKSFDSALSEPKTKSMRRTQIMGLALGFSQGVMYGAYTLTLLFGAYLMKENKTNFGDVYKIFLILVLSSFSVGQLAGLAPDTSMAETAIPAVFDIMTRKPLISSGRGKDKKIERSKRLDIHFKMVTFAYPSRPEVTVLSEFSLKVKGGSTVALVGGSGSGKSTVIWLIQRFYDPTQGKVMMGGVDLREIDVKWLRRQTALVGQEPTLFAGTIRENIAFGNPDASWTEIEDAAREAYIHSFISGLPQGYETQVGESGVQLSGGQKQRIAIARAILKKSKVLLLDEASSALDLESERHIQDALRKVSKRATTIIVAHRLSTIREADMIAVMKDGGITEYGSHDTLMKSHLNGVYASLVRAETEANAFS, encoded by the exons ATGGATGCAGACTCCTCATTCGAGCTGGAAAACTctatttccggccacctcccaCGTTACACCACCCCTGTGGCAGGCTCGTCGCATTATGACTCCCGCTCATTCACACCGGTTAGCTCCGCTCACTCGAGAACTCCCAGAAGGTCTCGCCTCCCCACTCCAACTACGCCTTTCGCCTCGGACAATGACACGTCGTGGCAAGGCGAGATCTCCTGGCAGTTTGAGCCGACGGGGTGGAACGAAACTCGCAACTTGGGCTCAGCTATGAGCCCATGGGCCACCGTGAGCACGTCCTCTCGCCAGGCCCAGCGTGCCCACCGCTCAGCAAATTACTACTACCTCTCCCGCACCACTGGCGGGTTTCGTACCTCCCCAAATCAATATTACAACGAGTACTCCAGCTATGGTGCTGTGACAGATGGGAGACTTGAACTTAAGAGCTACGTTGCTAGGGACAGTGAAAGCTCAACTTTTGGGAGAAGTAGTTACAATTATGGGGAGCAGAAGAAACCCTTTAGGGCAGTTACTCCAAGGTTGGAGGGTATTAAAGAAGCAGCTGGGAGTGGAAATTTCAGCGGCAGTGGCCCTTTGGCTAAGAAAGATTTGCTTGGTTTGATCGATTATCAAACagcagaagatgatgatgaagatgagagtTTGGGTCATAGTGGACACCATGGTCATGGCCTATATCTTGATCATGGTCATAGGCCATCACACAAAGGACATGATCATGGGTTGTCACCCATGGGTCATCATGGTCATGACACGTGGCCGCATTCAATTACTAGTCACGATATTGATGATGAGAGTGATCAGGGTTCTGGgtatgaggatgaggatgaggatgaggatgatgcAAGGCCAGTGAAGCAAGTTGGGTTGTTTAGCTTGTTCAAGTACTCAACAAAATGGGATATGTTTCTTGTGTTTTTGGGTTGTGTTGGTGCTCTTATCAATGGAGGGTCTCTTCCTTGGTATTCTTATCTCTTTGGAAAGTTTGTGAATAAGATTGCTAAAGAATCAAAGGACGTTGACAAAGGCCCCATGATGAGAGATGTAGAGAAG ATATGCCTGCTTATGACTGGTTTAGCTGCAATAGTAGTAGTTGGAGCATATATGG AGATCACTTGTTGGAGAATGGTGGGGGAAAGATCTGCTCAGAGAATAAGAAGAGAATATCTAAAAGCAGTTCTGCGACAAGACATTAGCTTTTTTGATACTGAGATTGCTGCTGGTGATATTATGCATGGAATTTCAAGTGATGTTGCTGCAATCCAAGAAGTCATGGGGGAGAAG ATGGCACATTTCATTCACCATATATGTACCTTCATATGTGGATACACAGTTGGGTTTCTAAGGTCATGGAAAGTAACTCTAGTAGTCTTCTCAGTCATACCATTGATGATGTTAACTGGTATCGCTTACAAGGCTATTTATGTTGGCCTAACCACAAAAGAGGAG TTTTCTTACAGGACAGCTGGTACTGTAGTCGAGCAAGCTGTCAGTTCAATCAGAACAGTATTTTCCTTTGTTGCGGAGGATCATTTGGCTGAAAAATATTCTGCATTAATTGCCAACTTGGTGCCTTTTGGAGCAAAGATTGGCTTTGCTAAGGGTGCAGGAATCGGAGTTATCTATCTTGTTAGTTATTCTACATGGGCGTTGGCTTTCTGGTACGGTTCTCTTTTGGTTGCTAAGGGTGAGATCACTGGAGGTGCTGCCATTGCTTGTTTCTTTGGTGTAAATGTCGGGGGAAG GGGCTTGGCATTGTCACTGTCATACTTTGCTCAGTTTGCACAAGGGACCGTAGCAGCAGGCCGAGTATTTGAAATTATAGATAGAGTTCCAGAAATAGATCCCTACAGCCCAGTAGGTAGGAAACTGTCAAATGTTCGAGGAAGGATTGAATTTAAAGGCATTTATTTCGCATACCCGTCTCGTCCTGAAGCTCCAATTTTTCATTCGCTTAATCTGGTCATTCCATCTTCAAAGACGCTAGCACTTGTTGGCTCTAGCGGAGGTGGAAAGTCTACGATCTTTGCTCTTATAGAGAGATTCTATGACCCTACCAAAG GTACAATAACATTGGATGGTCATGATTTAAGGTCACTTCAGGTGAAGTGGCTAAGGGGTCAGATGGGCATGGTTGGTCAGGAGCCAGTGCTCTTTGCCACCAGCATTTTAGAAAACGTGTTGATGGGGAAAGAGAATGCCACCAAGAAAGAAGCAATTACTGCCTGCATTGCTGCCAATGCTCACAACTTCATTTCTGGACTTCCGCATGGCTATGACACTCAG GTTGGAGACAGAGGAGCACTACTCTCAGGTGGTCAGAAACAAAGAATTGCATTGGCTCGAGCGATGATCAAGGACCCTAGAATCCTTCTCTTGGATGAACCTACCAGTGCCTTAGACCCTGAATCCGAGACTGTAGTCCAACAGGCTATTGACAAAATTTCCTCAGGACGAACAACTATTGTAATTGCTCACAGGCTATCAACTGTAAGAAactctcatgccattgttgTTCTTGACAGTGGCTCTGTCATTGAGATTGGTAACCACCGCCAGCTCATGGAAAAAGCCGGGGCTTATTATAGCCTCGTTGAGCTTGCTTCTGATGGAGTGACAAAACCTTTTTCGGAACAATATGATACTGGAATTAGCCCTCAGTTTTCCAGGTTTGACAAATCAGCTTATGATGTATCAAGATCAACATTCATGCAAGATCGAAACCAAGTAGAAGAGAAAGAGGTCCAAAAACCAATTCCAAGAAAGGTTCAGCTTTCAGATATATGGTTGTTACAGAGGCCTGAGCTCCCAATGCTATTAGTTGGATTTCTTTTGGGCATGCATGCAGGTGCGATTCTATCTATCTTCCCTTATATTCTAGGCCAAGCACTTGTAGTTTATTTTGATAAAGAGCCATCAAAGATCAAAACAGGAATCGCGCCCCTTTGCTTAGTACTTGTTGCACTTGGCTTTGGGAATATACTCTTCATGACAGGACAACAAGGCTTGTGTGGCTGGGCTGGAACAAAGCTCACAATGAGAGTGAGAAACCTTCTTTTCCGTTCCATACTTAAACAAGAACCTGGTTGGTTTGATTTTGAAGAAAACTCAAAAGCGGTACTTGTCTCTAGGATTTCAATGGATTCTGTGGCTTTTCGTGCCGTCCATGTTGATCGATTATCAGTCTTGTTTATGGGGTTGAGTTCAGCTATGGTTGGATTGGGCATATCCTTTTGGCTTGAATGGAGGCTAGCTCTTTTGGCTGCTGCTCTCACTCCTTTCACTCTTGGTGCAAGTTACTTGAGCTTGATCATAAATATAGGGCCCAAACTTGACAATGATGCTTATGCCAAGGCTAGCAATATTGCTTCTGGTGCAGTTTCAAACATAAGGACGGTTGCAACATTTTCTGCTCAAGACCAGTTGATCAAGTCCTTTGATAGTGCTTTATCGGAGCCAAAGACAAAATCAATGAGAAGAACGCAAATAATGGGCCTAGCACTCGGGTTCTCTCAAGGTGTTATGTACGGAGCTTACACCTTAACTCTCTTGTTTGGTGCTTACCttatgaaagaaaacaaaactaatttcGGTGATGTTTACAAAATCTTTCTCATTCTTGTTCTGAGCTCATTTTCTGTGGGACAATTAGCCGGTCTTGCACCAGACACATCTATGGCTGAAACAGCAATTCCAGCAGTTTTTGATATCATGACTCGTAAGCCTTTAATCAGCAGTGGGAGAGGAAAGGATAAGAAGATTGAAAGGTCGAAACGTTTAGATATTCACTTCAAAATGGTGACGTTTGCATATCCATCAAGGCCTGAGGTAACTGTGTTGAGTGAATTTTCCCTCAAGGTCAAAGGTGGTAGCACAGTGGCATTGGTGGGTGGAAGTGGATCGGGAAAATCAACTGTCATATGGTTAATACAAAGGTTTTATGATCCAACTCAAGGGAAGGTGATGATGGGGGGAGTGGATTTGAGGGAGATTGATGTGAAGTGGTTAAGAAGGCAAACAGCTTTAGTTGGTCAAGAGCCTACATTGTTTGCTGGCACTATAAGAGAGAACATTGCTTTTGGTAACCCGGATGCTTCATGGACTGAAATTGAAGATGCTGCAAGAGAAGCTTACATCCACAGCTTCATTAGTGGCCTCCCTCAAGGCTATGAAACTCAG GTTGGTGAGAGTGGGGTTCAGCTATCTGGGGGGCAGAAGCAAAGGATTGCCATAGCAAGAGCTATACTGAAGAAATCAAAGGTACTACTTCTAGATGAAGCAAGTAGTGCACTAGATTTGGAATCTGAGAGACATATACAAGACGCACTTAGGAAAGTCAGCAAAAGGGCCACGACAATCATAGTCGCTCACCGGCTTTCTACTATCAGGGAAGCTGATATGATAGCAGTTATGAAAGATGGTGGCATCACTGAATATGGGAGCCATGATACGCTCATGAAATCTCATCTTAATGGCGTGTATGCCAGCTTGGTGCGTGCAGAAACCGAAGCCAATGCATTTTCTTAA
- the LOC112188743 gene encoding 3-oxoacyl-[acyl-carrier-protein] synthase II, chloroplastic, whose translation MASSSVTSTSIMSSMLHSPKRPSQGTRRKELMSKCSYGGGADFSSILNYSLSLSATRNLNSSKLAFEPCEGYYNSNLLSESLAFFGEKDFSFFGYKYVSNTRRQRQKDPTAHSGKTRPVAVQVAEEVTTNKRPLMKQRRVVVTGMGVVTPLGHDPDVFYNNLLEGVSGISEIEAFDCTKFPTRIAGEIKSLLTEGWVAPKLSKRADKFMVYLITAGKKALSDGGITKEVMGEIDISRCGVVIGSALGGMRVFSDGVEALRTSYKKMNPFSVPFATTSMGSAILAMDLGWMGPNYSISTACATSNFCILNAANHIIRGETDMMLCGGSEAAIIPIGLGGFAACGALSQRNSEPTKASSPWDINRDGFVIGEGAGVLLLEELEHAQRRGANIYAEFLGGSFTCDAYHMTEPHPDGAGIALCIENALSQSGVNREDINYVNAYATSTLTDLQEYRALIHCFGNNPELRVNSTKSMIGHLLGASGAVEAVATIKAIQTGFVHPNINLENPDAGVDMNVLVGPKKEKLDIKVALSNSFGFGGHNSSILFAPFK comes from the exons ATGGCTTCCTCTTCTGTGACCTCAACTTCCATTATGTCCTCTATGCTCCACTCTCCGAAAAGACCGAGTCAGGGGACAAGAAGAAAGGAGCTCATGTCAAAATGCAGCTATGGTGGCGGCGCTGATTTTTCTAGTATTTTAAACTACTCCCTATCTTTATCTGCCACTCGTAATCTCAACAGTTCTAAGCTGGCTTTTGAGCCCTGTGAGGGGTATTACAACTCCAACTTGCTGTCTGAATCTTTGGCCTTCTTTGGTGAGAAAGACTTCTCATTCTTTGGATATAAGTATGTCTCAAATACTAGAAGACAGAGGCAGAAGGATCCCACTGCTCACTCTG GCAAAACTAGGCCTGTAGCTGTTCAAGTTGCAGAGGAAGTCACAACAAATAAGAGACCCTTAATGAAGCAAAGGCGGGTTGTTGTGACAGGCATGGGTGTGGTGACCCCTCTTGGACATGATCCAGATGTCTTCTACAATAATCTTCTTGAAGGTGTCAGTGGTATAAGTGAGATAGAGGCTTTTGACTGTACAAAATTTCCCACG AGAATTGCTGGAGAAATAAAGTCTTTGCTAACAGAAGGATGGGTCGCGCCAAAGCTTTCTAAGAGGGCAGACAAGTTTATGGTTTACTTGATCACTGCTGGAAAGAAGGCATTGTCAGATGGTGGGATTACAAAAGAAGTTATGGGAGAAATAGATATAAGTAGATGTGGGGTTGTAATTGGCTCTGCACTGGGAGGCATGAGA GTTTTTAGTGATGGAGTAGAAGCATTAAGAACTTCGTACAAGAAGATGAATCCCTTTTCTGTTCCTTTTGCAACAACCAGCATGGGTTCTGCCATCCTAGCAATGGATTTG GGATGGATGGGCCCTAACTACTCAATATCTACAGCATGTGCCACCAGTAACTTTTGCATACTGAATGCTGCAAATCATATTATCAGAGGTGAAACC GATATGATGCTTTGTGGTGGTTCAGAAGCAGCAATTATTCCTATAG GTTTGGGCGGTTTTGCAGCATGCGGGGCTCTATCACAAAGGAATAGCGAACCAACCAAAGCTTCAAGCCCTTGGGATATT AATCGTGATGGGTTTGTTATTGGAGAAGGAGCTGGGGTTTTGCTCTTGGAAGAGCTTGAACATGCTCAG AGAAGAGGTGCAAACATCTATGCTGAATTTTTAGGTGGAAGCTTCACTTGTGATGCATATCACATGACCGAGCCTCATCCTGATG GGGCGGGTATTGCACTTTGCATTGAGAATGCCCTGTCCCAATCTGGGGTCAatagagaagatataaattacgtaAATGCATATGCTACATCCACACTAACTGATCTGCAAGAATATCGAGCCCTAATCCACTGTTTCGGAAACAATCCTGAG CTAAGAGTGAATTCCACAAAATCCATGATCGGTCACCTTTTAGGAGCCTCAGGTGCTGTAGAAGCTGTGGCAACAATCAAG GCTATACAGACTGGATTTGTCCATCCAAACATCAATCTTGAGAATCCTGATGCAGGCGTG GACATGAATGTGCTTGTTGGCCCCAAGAAGGAAAAATTGGACATAAAAGTGGCATTGTCTAACTCATTTGGATTCGGTGGACACAACTCATCTATCTTATTTGCACCCTTCAAGTGA